A stretch of DNA from Rhodospirillaceae bacterium:
GAATCCCGTTGGGGTCGCCATTTTTCTACTTATAAATCAATCACTTATATTTAACACCTTTGAAACTTGGTGTTTCGTACGGAATATATACGGAAAAGCCGTGTTTGAGCGTGTGGCGTTAATATTGGTAGTTTTTGGCTAATTATCAGGATTTGATAGCATTTCAGCCTCAATCAACAAATTGACCGAAATTGACGCCTGATGGATTAGACTTTGCGCCACACCACCTTTGCCTCACACCACCCAGGTTAAATTTAACTAGTATTCAAACGCCGCAAAAATGATGGAAAAGATCAATGTCGCGCGTTACGGATTTCAACCAGGTGGAGTTCGCAACTGAGTTGTTGCTGGGGAACCGTCAAAGAAAATAATTGACCCACTTCAGTCGCTGAATTACGTGCACAGTATCGGTAGGAGACTAGTCTTCACAGGGCGATGAAAAAGTAATTAGTAGGTAAATTTTAATGCTGACATTCTCTCCACCTGACGAAATATCAACTCACAGAAATCAACACGGTTTACCATCGATAGGCATCTTGGTAACTAATCTCGGCACGCCTAGTGCCCCCACTAAATCATCCGTTCGGAAGTACTTAAAAGAATTCTTGTCGGACCCGCGTGTTGTCGAAGCCAATAGGCTTGTATGGTGGTGTGTCCTAAATGGAATTATTTTGAATATAAGACCTGCACGCTCGGCTAAGGCGTACAAAGGCATTTGGACAAAAGATGGTTCACCACTTCTTGTTCACAGCGAACGACAAGCTCTTCTGCTTCAAGAATCTATTATAAGGAATGGCCTTGAAAATGCGCATGTTGAACTCGCCATGCGTTACGGTCACCCTTCCATTAAAATG
This window harbors:
- the hemH gene encoding ferrochelatase, encoding MLTFSPPDEISTHRNQHGLPSIGILVTNLGTPSAPTKSSVRKYLKEFLSDPRVVEANRLVWWCVLNGIILNIRPARSAKAYKGIWTKDGSPLLVHSERQALLLQESIIRNGLENAHVELAMRYGHPSIKMGLEALRAKGCGKILILPLYPQYAAATTASTFDAVSDILREWRWVPETRTVSSYHDHGLYIQALSNSIREHWREHGKPDYLLMSFHGIPKRYHVQGDPYP